One genomic segment of Natrononativus amylolyticus includes these proteins:
- a CDS encoding tyrosine-type recombinase/integrase, whose amino-acid sequence MQLGTDDTADGRRVRLTETERDRLLAVYDDEPTKQVALAFVARCGCRVREATDVRPRDVYQGDETGQWFLRMPGEKERQTPMPTALAGMVRVLSQGLEPDDRVLEGTPRTVRRWVGSAAAELAEDDTDDRWLYVGPHDLRRTWGHLALEAEVLPSVLMQWGG is encoded by the coding sequence GTGCAACTCGGGACGGACGACACCGCCGACGGTCGACGAGTTCGACTGACCGAAACGGAACGCGATCGACTCCTGGCGGTGTACGACGACGAACCGACGAAACAGGTCGCGCTGGCGTTCGTGGCTCGCTGTGGCTGCCGCGTTCGCGAAGCGACCGACGTCCGCCCTCGAGACGTCTACCAGGGCGACGAAACCGGCCAGTGGTTCCTGCGGATGCCGGGCGAGAAGGAACGCCAGACGCCCATGCCCACGGCGCTCGCCGGAATGGTTCGCGTTCTCTCGCAGGGACTCGAGCCCGACGATCGCGTCCTCGAGGGCACACCGCGGACGGTTCGACGGTGGGTCGGGAGTGCAGCTGCGGAACTCGCTGAGGACGATACCGATGACCGGTGGCTGTACGTTGGGCCACACGATCTCCGCAGGACATGGGGGCATCTGGCGCTCGAGGCCGAAGTGCTCCCGTCAGTGCTGATGCAGTGGGGCGGGTGA
- a CDS encoding TrmB family transcriptional regulator translates to MNELSNHQRAVELLQQLGLKEYEAKCFVALSRMPKGTAKEISETSEVPRTRVYDAVRVLETKGLVEIQHSNPQQFRAVPIDEGAETLRQEYESRMETLVEAVKGIDPAPADDDEEVSHEVWALTGHMAIATRTQQLIDGAGEEIVFVVGREEVLTEELFTHLQAAQETGITVVVGAVSERLHDAVQQALPDANVFVSELEWLSSTPTDSTDNTTISRLLLIDRNTILVSSVHEAASEAAETERAVFGRGFTNGLVVIARRLMATGLETGDDPTISEGD, encoded by the coding sequence ATGAACGAATTATCTAATCACCAACGAGCGGTCGAATTGCTGCAGCAACTGGGCCTGAAAGAATACGAGGCGAAGTGCTTCGTCGCCTTATCGCGGATGCCGAAGGGAACGGCCAAAGAGATCAGCGAAACCTCTGAGGTTCCTCGAACGCGTGTGTACGATGCGGTTCGTGTGCTGGAAACGAAAGGACTCGTGGAGATCCAGCACTCGAACCCCCAGCAGTTTCGGGCCGTCCCGATCGATGAGGGGGCCGAGACACTGCGTCAAGAGTACGAATCACGGATGGAGACACTCGTCGAGGCAGTCAAAGGGATTGACCCAGCACCAGCAGACGACGACGAGGAAGTGTCACACGAGGTCTGGGCGCTGACGGGGCATATGGCGATCGCAACTCGCACCCAGCAACTCATCGATGGGGCTGGAGAGGAGATCGTGTTCGTCGTGGGCCGTGAAGAGGTTCTCACAGAGGAGTTGTTCACGCACCTCCAAGCGGCCCAGGAGACGGGCATCACGGTCGTCGTCGGGGCCGTCTCTGAACGCCTCCATGATGCCGTTCAGCAGGCGCTCCCCGACGCTAACGTATTCGTCTCCGAACTGGAGTGGCTGAGCAGTACGCCGACTGATAGCACAGACAACACGACGATCAGCCGGCTGCTCCTGATCGACCGCAACACGATTCTGGTCAGTTCGGTACACGAGGCTGCCTCGGAGGCGGCTGAAACTGAGAGAGCAGTGTTCGGCAGGGGCTTCACCAATGGCTTGGTCGTCATTGCCCGGCGGCTGATGGCGACGGGCTTGGAGACAGGTGATGACCCCACGATATCCGAGGGGGACTAA
- a CDS encoding Lrp/AsnC family transcriptional regulator yields the protein MGRELDEIDKGILYMLQREARNTTAQEISKTIGVSPSTVRNRIDQLESDGVIRGYHPEIDYEAANLPLRVVFVCTAPATRRGELTNEVMNVQGVVDVREMMTGRRNVHIEIVATGTTDISRISDAIHELGLEIESSELMKRRQMQPFNHFQFTELDEGTTDATGE from the coding sequence ATGGGCCGAGAACTGGACGAAATCGACAAAGGCATCCTATACATGCTACAACGGGAAGCTCGCAACACGACCGCGCAGGAGATCAGTAAGACGATCGGCGTCTCACCCAGCACCGTTCGCAATCGAATCGACCAGCTCGAATCTGATGGCGTCATCCGGGGGTATCACCCAGAAATCGATTACGAGGCGGCGAATCTCCCCTTACGCGTGGTCTTCGTCTGTACCGCCCCGGCAACCAGACGGGGGGAGTTAACAAACGAAGTCATGAACGTCCAGGGCGTGGTTGATGTCCGCGAAATGATGACCGGACGGCGAAACGTCCACATCGAGATCGTCGCAACGGGTACGACCGATATTTCCCGTATTTCAGATGCGATCCACGAGCTGGGGCTCGAAATCGAGAGCTCCGAACTTATGAAACGACGACAGATGCAACCGTTCAATCACTTCCAGTTTACCGAGTTGGACGAGGGAACCACAGACGCCACCGGTGAGTAG